In Prochlorococcus marinus str. MIT 1214, one DNA window encodes the following:
- a CDS encoding CsoS2 family carboxysome shell protein translates to MAKQTSRQLVLDRRQALSQGGKNASIKGSTPNRVRSSSDARATRTDAAFVKPQKTLAKSNNSSSQLSTSSYQSGASGSSRGTRSYKSSVAHSSRQLVITRREALSRRGKSADNTKDITRVDVERKKVQNAPSYDAKKAEHCCPECEQKALEEISNTTSKPEISLTLNKRKTDHRSTVKRKAITNSSRAFVLARREALSKHGKSAGKQPTTAASVARQGNPDLTTKEIAQRVRELKSKTGATGKTRTSVTRPCGPNKNGAKQNASAPDAHWKVGMSETSTGQLVTGTQANRSLKTTGNEASTCRSITGTQYLGSEVIDSFCNGLNTPISQPAKVGVTNTTHGNLVTGNEVGRSEKVTGDEPGTCKNLTGTEYISANQSNDYCGGVNPSPSKIGYSKTIDGQKVSGTMTGRSELVTGNEAGSNKGLTGDQYLGSEPLPSGRPAEKVGSLTTIRGNGVTGTDVSRRENVTGNEAGSCKNVTGDEYVGAGQFDVFCGSKPAPDPAKVGLSITNKTQSVSGTMTGRSPLVTGDEPGTCKAVTGTPYAGLDQANQWCDTPASSEIEARTPRKLGTPAARLTGQQPGIGGKMTGAQKGACEPLTGTPYVGGDQLRDNCGVSNIPEGYAHQEKTEKAAAWTSFSVKSPARQAHIQNEINSGVTGTSYEDSSRITGPFDMAANKVTGTEQFRFDRKPSNSQRNKVDEVVNEETEQRPTSQITGEGQSAGLNITGDDWARGEHVTGTEGASAKRRNPSRPGPMSAMKASELKRNQEVPEPDFLITGSSGNTRDGQLVTFSGGARG, encoded by the coding sequence ATGGCAAAACAAACAAGTAGACAATTAGTTCTTGATCGCCGACAGGCATTGAGTCAAGGTGGTAAAAATGCCTCTATCAAAGGTTCAACACCTAATAGAGTTCGTTCCTCAAGTGATGCGAGGGCCACGAGGACTGATGCGGCTTTTGTTAAACCACAAAAAACTTTGGCTAAATCAAATAATTCTTCTTCTCAGTTAAGTACTAGTAGTTATCAATCAGGTGCTTCTGGAAGTTCAAGAGGTACAAGGTCATATAAAAGTTCAGTAGCTCATTCTAGTCGCCAACTTGTTATTACTAGACGAGAGGCATTATCTCGTAGAGGTAAATCTGCTGATAATACAAAAGATATAACTCGAGTTGATGTTGAGAGAAAAAAGGTCCAAAACGCTCCTTCTTATGACGCCAAAAAAGCTGAACATTGTTGTCCAGAATGTGAGCAAAAAGCTTTAGAGGAAATTAGTAATACAACTTCAAAGCCTGAAATTAGTTTGACATTAAATAAAAGAAAGACTGATCACCGCTCAACTGTTAAAAGAAAAGCAATTACGAATTCAAGTAGAGCTTTTGTGCTTGCTCGAAGAGAGGCATTGTCAAAGCACGGTAAATCTGCAGGGAAGCAGCCAACTACAGCTGCTTCAGTAGCTCGGCAAGGTAATCCAGATTTGACTACTAAAGAAATTGCTCAAAGAGTAAGAGAGCTAAAAAGTAAAACAGGAGCTACTGGCAAAACTCGTACATCAGTAACACGTCCTTGTGGTCCAAATAAAAATGGCGCCAAGCAAAATGCTAGTGCACCTGATGCTCATTGGAAAGTGGGAATGAGTGAGACTTCTACTGGCCAACTTGTTACAGGAACTCAAGCGAATAGATCTCTAAAAACCACAGGAAATGAAGCAAGTACATGTCGTTCAATTACAGGTACTCAATACTTGGGTTCAGAGGTGATTGATTCTTTCTGTAATGGTTTAAATACTCCTATAAGTCAGCCAGCAAAAGTAGGCGTTACAAATACTACTCATGGAAACTTAGTTACTGGTAACGAGGTGGGTAGATCAGAGAAAGTTACTGGTGATGAGCCTGGAACCTGCAAAAACCTCACTGGTACAGAATATATATCTGCTAATCAATCTAATGATTATTGCGGAGGAGTTAACCCTTCACCTTCAAAAATTGGCTATAGCAAAACTATTGATGGTCAAAAAGTCAGTGGAACCATGACAGGAAGGTCAGAGTTGGTTACGGGAAATGAAGCAGGATCAAATAAAGGTTTAACTGGTGATCAATATTTAGGCTCTGAACCACTACCTTCTGGTAGGCCTGCAGAAAAGGTTGGCTCACTAACAACAATTCGTGGGAATGGTGTAACCGGTACTGATGTCTCTAGAAGAGAGAATGTTACTGGTAATGAGGCTGGTAGTTGTAAGAACGTAACAGGAGATGAGTATGTGGGTGCTGGACAATTTGATGTTTTTTGTGGAAGCAAGCCCGCTCCTGATCCAGCAAAAGTTGGATTGAGTATTACTAATAAAACTCAATCCGTTAGTGGAACTATGACAGGTAGATCACCACTCGTAACAGGAGATGAACCTGGCACTTGTAAAGCCGTAACAGGTACACCTTATGCAGGATTAGATCAGGCAAATCAATGGTGTGATACTCCTGCATCATCTGAGATAGAGGCTAGAACCCCTAGAAAACTTGGTACTCCTGCTGCAAGATTGACTGGCCAGCAACCTGGTATCGGTGGAAAGATGACAGGTGCTCAAAAGGGTGCTTGTGAGCCTTTAACTGGAACTCCTTATGTAGGAGGAGATCAATTAAGAGATAATTGTGGCGTTTCAAATATTCCTGAAGGTTATGCGCATCAAGAAAAAACTGAGAAAGCAGCTGCATGGACAAGTTTCAGCGTGAAATCTCCAGCTAGACAGGCTCATATTCAAAATGAAATTAATTCAGGTGTCACAGGTACGAGCTACGAAGACAGCTCAAGAATCACTGGTCCATTTGATATGGCTGCAAATAAAGTTACAGGAACTGAACAATTTCGCTTTGATAGAAAACCATCAAATTCTCAGAGAAATAAAGTTGATGAAGTAGTTAACGAAGAGACTGAACAAAGACCAACCTCACAAATAACAGGAGAGGGACAATCTGCAGGATTGAATATAACTGGTGATGATTGGGCCAGAGGAGAACATGTCACTGGAACAGAAGGTGCTTCTGCTAAGCGTAGAAATCCTTCACGTCCTGGACCAATGAGTGCCATGAAAGCATCTGAATTAAAGAGAAACCAAGAGGTTCCCGAACCGGATTTCCTAATCACTGGTTCTAGTGGTAATACAAGAGATGGTCAACTGGTTACTTTCTCTGGTGGAGCAAGAGGTTAA
- a CDS encoding RidA family protein produces the protein MKSSAIEPIETKLAPKPVGPYNQAVLVGNWLYCSGQIALDPSSGAMIGDGNIEEETKQVLKNLIAVVEAAGGKSSNVIKTTIYLTDLNDFAKVNAIYAKTFSETVTPARACVEVSNLPKGGKIEIDCVAWIGN, from the coding sequence ATGAAAAGTTCAGCAATTGAGCCAATCGAAACAAAATTGGCCCCTAAACCTGTTGGTCCTTACAACCAAGCTGTGTTAGTAGGAAATTGGTTGTATTGCTCAGGGCAAATTGCTTTAGACCCTTCATCTGGTGCCATGATCGGAGATGGCAATATAGAAGAAGAAACTAAACAAGTTCTCAAAAATTTAATAGCTGTAGTCGAAGCCGCTGGAGGAAAAAGTTCAAACGTCATAAAAACAACCATTTATTTAACTGATTTAAATGATTTCGCAAAAGTAAATGCAATTTATGCAAAAACCTTTAGCGAAACAGTAACTCCCGCAAGAGCATGCGTTGAAGTGTCAAATCTTCCTAAAGGGGGAAAAATTGAGATAGATTGTGTGGCTTGGATAGGAAACTAG
- a CDS encoding ribulose bisphosphate carboxylase small subunit, with amino-acid sequence MPFQSTVGDYQTVATLETFGFLPPMTQDEIYDQIAYIIAQGWSPVIEHVHPSGSMQTYWSYWKLPFFGEKDLNLVVSELEACHRAYPDHHVRIVGYDAYTQSQGTCFVVFQGR; translated from the coding sequence ATGCCTTTCCAGAGCACAGTAGGTGACTATCAGACAGTCGCCACCCTGGAAACATTCGGCTTCTTACCGCCGATGACCCAGGACGAAATTTACGATCAAATCGCTTATATCATTGCTCAGGGTTGGAGCCCAGTTATTGAGCATGTTCATCCAAGTGGTTCAATGCAGACCTATTGGTCTTATTGGAAATTACCTTTCTTCGGTGAAAAGGATTTGAATCTTGTAGTAAGCGAGTTAGAGGCTTGTCATAGAGCATATCCTGACCACCATGTTCGTATCGTTGGATATGACGCATACACTCAAAGTCAAGGTACTTGCTTTGTAGTTTTCCAAGGCCGCTAG
- a CDS encoding BMC domain-containing protein yields the protein MATPQKRQAKSSNNSIKAKDQVVDVTPLNSTEQTKTSSKVQSSLNKNSSNTLKTTTSKTSSNASGGGGSFNARIGQNKAFETNSNFGIALGMIETRGLVPAIEAADAMTKAAEVNLIVKELVGGGYVTVMVRGETGAVNASVRAGADACERVGDGLVAAHIIARPHVEVEPVLKGSGAKRRN from the coding sequence ATGGCCACACCACAAAAACGTCAAGCAAAAAGTAGTAATAATAGTATTAAAGCTAAAGATCAGGTAGTTGATGTTACTCCTTTGAATTCAACAGAGCAAACAAAAACTTCTTCTAAAGTACAGTCTTCGTTAAATAAAAATTCTTCTAATACTTTAAAAACTACTACCTCTAAAACTTCATCCAATGCTTCTGGGGGTGGTGGTTCATTTAATGCCCGAATTGGACAAAATAAAGCTTTTGAAACTAATTCAAATTTTGGAATTGCTTTAGGAATGATTGAAACTCGTGGTCTAGTACCAGCAATTGAAGCAGCTGATGCAATGACCAAGGCAGCTGAAGTTAATTTGATCGTTAAAGAACTTGTTGGTGGAGGATATGTAACAGTAATGGTTCGTGGTGAGACTGGTGCTGTTAATGCTTCTGTGAGAGCGGGTGCTGACGCCTGTGAGCGTGTTGGGGATGGATTGGTTGCTGCACATATCATTGCTCGCCCACATGTTGAAGTTGAGCCCGTCTTAAAAGGTAGCGGTGCCAAAAGGAGAAATTAA
- a CDS encoding carboxysome peptide A: MLICKVLKPLVSTNRIPGFEHKHLQVVLDGSSKKVAVDAVGCKPDDWVICVGSSAAREAAGSKSYPSDLTIVGIIDHWDPETQQQISGGAK, encoded by the coding sequence ATGCTCATTTGTAAAGTTCTCAAACCACTTGTCTCAACTAATCGTATTCCAGGCTTTGAACATAAGCATTTACAGGTTGTACTGGATGGCAGCTCAAAAAAAGTTGCTGTTGATGCCGTTGGATGTAAACCTGATGATTGGGTTATTTGTGTAGGAAGTTCTGCCGCTCGCGAAGCTGCTGGAAGCAAGTCTTATCCAAGTGATTTAACTATTGTTGGAATTATTGATCATTGGGATCCAGAGACACAACAACAGATCTCGGGAGGAGCAAAGTAA
- a CDS encoding carboxysome shell carbonic anhydrase, with the protein MAYRNLAKKSLRGPTAPMKRFVDLENQSFNSKVIKTTNSFSDEIKTISSFSTDHPLTNSQENQKLNQYEKKVKGRFDNIVPLLKRVSSLQNDLNFVESAQNLCRSELGYELPLHILEKAWVGNVDISSLFAWCVFQSHQLTSNEFFNSDPIEGSEDSQYAKSFQSFLYQCGFHLLDITPCADGRLAHAISYALRIPFSSVRRRSHAGALFDIEKTVNRWIKTEHSRYRESTPNSATEPTRYLKSVIYHFSSVDPTHQGCAAHGSNDELAASEGLQRLLDFREAVENSFCCGASVDLLLIGIDTDTDAIRVHTPSKTNEVDLKSWVCANEIYKETQFLNAEEALQKIQENVKRVCPGKTDPNMVTFITKLISNNISQIDYVKNFYSGSYQDAGHAERFIGVGIGFKEVHLRNLTYFAHLETVEQGAPDLDVGVKIFTGLNISRSLPIPIVIRFDYSGSVPHARNRALSDCRRINDAIKSRYRDLIDDGSLHTFLTIRDRDKKAPAEVVGSSLDPVTQEAH; encoded by the coding sequence ATGGCCTATCGTAATTTGGCCAAGAAATCTCTTCGTGGCCCTACAGCTCCTATGAAGAGATTTGTCGACCTAGAGAACCAGAGCTTCAATTCTAAAGTAATTAAGACTACTAATTCTTTCTCTGATGAAATAAAAACTATTAGCTCTTTCTCCACTGATCATCCATTAACCAATTCTCAAGAAAATCAGAAGTTAAATCAATACGAAAAAAAGGTTAAAGGTCGATTTGATAATATTGTCCCTCTTTTAAAAAGAGTCTCTAGTCTTCAAAATGATTTAAATTTTGTAGAAAGTGCTCAAAATTTATGTCGCTCAGAATTAGGTTATGAATTACCATTGCATATACTTGAAAAGGCGTGGGTTGGAAATGTTGATATAAGTAGCTTGTTTGCATGGTGTGTTTTTCAATCACACCAATTGACGAGTAATGAATTTTTTAATTCAGATCCAATAGAGGGTTCTGAAGATAGTCAATATGCCAAATCTTTTCAATCTTTCCTTTATCAATGTGGCTTTCATCTTTTAGATATAACTCCTTGTGCCGATGGCCGGTTAGCTCATGCTATTTCTTATGCATTACGTATACCTTTTAGTTCCGTTAGGAGGCGTTCCCATGCTGGTGCGTTATTCGATATTGAAAAAACAGTTAATCGTTGGATTAAAACTGAACATAGTAGATATAGAGAGTCAACTCCAAATTCTGCAACTGAGCCAACAAGATATTTAAAATCAGTAATCTATCATTTTAGTTCTGTTGACCCTACGCACCAAGGATGTGCTGCTCATGGTAGTAATGATGAGTTAGCAGCATCAGAAGGCTTACAGCGATTATTAGATTTTAGGGAAGCAGTAGAAAATAGTTTTTGCTGTGGTGCATCGGTTGATTTGCTTTTAATTGGTATTGATACAGATACAGATGCGATAAGAGTTCATACGCCTTCCAAAACCAATGAAGTTGATTTGAAATCATGGGTTTGTGCAAATGAAATATATAAAGAGACACAATTTCTAAATGCTGAGGAGGCTCTTCAAAAAATTCAAGAAAATGTCAAAAGGGTTTGTCCAGGGAAAACAGATCCGAATATGGTCACATTTATTACAAAGCTTATTTCAAATAATATTTCTCAAATTGACTATGTGAAGAATTTTTATTCCGGAAGCTACCAAGATGCAGGTCATGCTGAGCGATTTATTGGTGTAGGTATTGGTTTTAAAGAAGTTCATTTAAGGAATCTTACTTATTTTGCTCATTTGGAGACTGTTGAACAAGGAGCTCCTGATCTTGACGTAGGAGTGAAAATTTTTACTGGTCTAAATATCTCGAGAAGTTTACCAATCCCTATTGTTATTCGCTTTGATTACTCAGGGAGTGTCCCTCACGCAAGAAATAGAGCATTATCTGATTGTCGTAGAATTAACGACGCTATTAAGTCTCGTTATCGAGATTTAATAGATGATGGTTCACTTCACACATTTCTTACTATTCGAGATCGAGATAAAAAGGCTCCTGCAGAAGTTGTAGGTTCTTCCCTCGATCCAGTCACTCAGGAGGCTCATTAA
- a CDS encoding carboxysome peptide B: MEIMQVMGRLVCTQRVEGLGHMHLRILCNNKGKRLVAVDPVGAREGNWVFTATGTAARWGCPDPNVQTDLTIGGIIDHWSPDD; encoded by the coding sequence ATGGAGATAATGCAAGTTATGGGACGCTTGGTTTGTACACAGAGAGTGGAAGGATTAGGACATATGCATTTAAGAATATTGTGTAATAACAAAGGTAAAAGACTTGTGGCTGTTGACCCTGTGGGTGCACGAGAAGGTAATTGGGTCTTTACCGCAACAGGAACCGCTGCGAGGTGGGGGTGTCCAGACCCCAATGTTCAAACAGATTTAACTATTGGTGGGATTATTGATCATTGGTCCCCTGATGATTAG
- a CDS encoding DUF3136 domain-containing protein — protein sequence MSTAKLTIGELEAGYPLYCKALRRLLQQGRTTDQIQRTVCWSHLETLNRCLPGRYKTPSYLMALIKRDLEQPKEED from the coding sequence ATGTCCACTGCCAAGTTGACTATTGGCGAACTAGAAGCAGGATACCCTCTTTACTGCAAGGCACTTAGGAGGCTTTTGCAACAAGGGCGTACCACTGATCAAATCCAAAGAACTGTTTGCTGGAGCCACTTAGAGACTCTTAATCGTTGTTTACCAGGAAGATATAAGACCCCCTCCTATCTAATGGCATTAATCAAAAGAGATCTAGAACAACCAAAAGAGGAAGATTAA
- the hisG gene encoding ATP phosphoribosyltransferase: protein MFTVALAKGALLQESVSMFSDVGLDFSAVLEDSNRQLMVPSICGRAKALLVRNSDVPVYVSYGQAQLGIVGFDVLQEQKLQVSNLVDLGFGECHMSVAVKSSSGYLSASDLPPNCRIASKFTNCAKKFFDQIDLPVQLVHLSGSVELGPITGMAEAIVDLVATGRTLRDNGLVEIEELFKSSARLVGHPLSLRLDKGPLQEIINSIQIQSQTNFFSDGKK from the coding sequence ATGTTTACTGTTGCATTAGCTAAAGGTGCCTTACTGCAAGAATCAGTCTCAATGTTTTCTGACGTTGGACTTGATTTCTCAGCTGTTTTAGAAGATAGCAATCGGCAATTAATGGTTCCTTCAATTTGTGGCCGTGCTAAAGCTCTTTTGGTTCGTAATAGCGACGTTCCTGTTTATGTATCTTATGGTCAGGCGCAACTAGGAATAGTGGGTTTTGATGTGTTACAAGAGCAGAAATTGCAAGTATCGAATTTAGTAGACCTTGGATTTGGAGAGTGTCATATGTCTGTTGCAGTTAAGTCTAGCAGTGGTTATTTGAGTGCTTCTGACTTGCCGCCCAACTGCCGAATAGCAAGTAAATTCACAAACTGCGCAAAGAAATTTTTTGATCAAATTGATTTGCCCGTTCAATTGGTACATTTGAGTGGATCTGTTGAGCTAGGTCCCATAACAGGTATGGCTGAAGCGATAGTTGATTTAGTCGCAACTGGTCGTACTCTTAGAGATAATGGTCTTGTTGAAATTGAAGAACTTTTCAAATCAAGTGCTCGGCTTGTTGGACATCCACTATCTCTAAGACTTGATAAAGGGCCCCTTCAAGAAATTATTAATTCAATTCAAATCCAATCTCAGACCAACTTCTTTTCTGATGGCAAAAAATGA
- the gloB gene encoding hydroxyacylglutathione hydrolase: MLEKKNEFTIYPITVLQDNIVWVWVHNCNAVVVDPSISGPVEKWLLEKNLSLKAILQTHHHDDHIGGTQKLIKRWPKAKVIASKKELKRIPFQTFSVGDNDVFHLMDSEIKVIEVHGHTNNHIAFYISKATTKYNILFPGDTLFGAGCGRLLEGTPIQMFESLYKLNSLPENTKIYSAHEYTENNLKWALTLEPENISIFERLKLVQNKLKNGKSSLPSTLSEERKTNLFLKAENVEDFTLLRRHKDCWKC, from the coding sequence ATGTTAGAGAAAAAAAACGAATTCACTATTTACCCAATTACTGTCTTACAGGACAATATCGTATGGGTATGGGTCCACAATTGCAATGCAGTGGTAGTAGACCCCTCGATATCAGGCCCAGTAGAAAAATGGCTTTTAGAAAAAAACCTATCATTAAAAGCAATCCTTCAAACACATCATCATGATGACCATATTGGTGGAACACAAAAGTTAATAAAAAGATGGCCAAAAGCAAAGGTTATTGCATCAAAAAAAGAACTTAAAAGAATCCCTTTTCAAACATTTTCAGTTGGAGATAATGATGTTTTCCATTTAATGGATAGTGAGATTAAAGTTATAGAGGTACATGGTCATACTAATAATCATATAGCTTTTTACATATCAAAAGCAACTACTAAATATAATATATTATTCCCTGGAGATACTTTATTTGGAGCAGGTTGTGGTCGTCTCCTAGAAGGTACTCCTATTCAAATGTTTGAAAGCTTATATAAACTTAATTCCCTTCCAGAAAACACTAAAATATACTCAGCTCATGAATATACAGAAAATAACTTGAAATGGGCTTTAACATTAGAGCCTGAAAATATTTCTATTTTCGAAAGATTAAAGCTTGTTCAGAATAAACTTAAGAACGGAAAATCTAGTCTCCCGTCAACACTCTCAGAAGAAAGAAAAACAAATTTATTTTTAAAAGCAGAAAATGTAGAAGATTTTACATTACTTAGAAGACACAAAGATTGTTGGAAATGTTAA
- a CDS encoding 4a-hydroxytetrahydrobiopterin dehydratase: protein MEGWRQKKRPECLEKRFEFKSYEKNRDFLDALGDFCEKVNRFPDISFGKTYANITIRPIENHEREKISKDDHDFASEIDLLNKH, encoded by the coding sequence ATGGAAGGGTGGAGGCAAAAAAAAAGACCAGAGTGTCTAGAAAAAAGGTTCGAATTTAAATCTTATGAAAAAAATAGAGATTTTCTTGATGCGCTAGGTGACTTTTGTGAAAAGGTCAATCGCTTCCCCGATATAAGTTTTGGGAAGACTTATGCAAATATCACTATCCGGCCAATAGAAAATCATGAGAGAGAGAAAATATCAAAAGATGATCATGATTTCGCAAGTGAAATAGATCTTTTAAATAAACATTGA
- a CDS encoding ABC transporter ATP-binding protein, with product MAKNDFRRVKKLGKYLKKENKRLVLIILILIPVALAGAVQPLLVGQAISVLRGEDTIPSFDNLSNELSIRLIILMLFITVLLRLGLQGFQSYNIQSVGQRLTARIRNDLFSHSMSLSLRFHDKMPVGKLLTRLTSDVDALSEVFGSGAVGVLADFVSLIVISITMILIEWRLGLLLLIVQIPVTLFILWLQKRYRRQNYKVREELSQLNANFQENLQGLEVVQMFRRQKLNGQNFLKTGNNYKNAVNGTIFYDSSISAFIEWVSLAAVALVISLGGYMVTSGAMGLGTLTTFILYSQRLFEPLRQLAERFTQIQGGLTAVERISELLEKKIEIYDQINHKEPNKKLTKSINNVSGEVLFENVSFFYREDEPIINDLSFKIKPGEHIALVGPTGSGKTTLIRLLCRLYEPQKGNIYIDGQNIKNIPIDSLRKQLGVVLQDTFLFSGNVADNLRLDSSIDKHRLKEICSDLGLDNLLRKLPNGLDTFIRERGGNLSSGERQLLSIARVAIRDPKVLIMDEATAFMDPSTEATLQRDLDRLLERRTALVIAHRLATIEASDRILVMRKGSLIEQGTHEELRSLGGLYSQLSELQEKGLTTI from the coding sequence ATGGCAAAAAATGATTTTCGAAGAGTTAAGAAACTTGGAAAGTATTTAAAAAAAGAAAATAAACGTTTAGTTCTTATAATTTTGATATTAATACCTGTGGCATTAGCGGGTGCAGTTCAACCTCTTCTTGTTGGGCAAGCTATTTCTGTTTTAAGGGGAGAAGATACCATACCTTCTTTTGATAATTTGTCTAATGAATTATCAATTCGGCTAATAATATTAATGCTATTCATAACAGTATTACTTAGACTTGGATTACAAGGATTTCAATCATACAATATACAGTCAGTAGGTCAGCGTTTAACTGCACGGATTAGGAATGATTTGTTTTCTCATTCCATGTCATTGTCTTTGCGTTTTCATGACAAAATGCCTGTTGGTAAATTACTTACAAGGTTAACTAGTGATGTTGATGCATTGTCAGAAGTCTTTGGCAGTGGAGCTGTTGGTGTTCTAGCTGATTTTGTAAGTCTTATAGTTATATCAATAACTATGATTTTGATAGAATGGAGATTAGGCTTACTTCTTTTGATTGTTCAAATACCTGTTACGTTGTTTATACTGTGGCTTCAAAAACGTTATAGAAGACAAAACTATAAAGTTAGAGAAGAACTTTCTCAATTGAATGCAAATTTTCAGGAAAATCTGCAAGGCCTCGAAGTTGTTCAAATGTTTAGGCGGCAAAAATTAAATGGTCAAAACTTTTTAAAAACTGGAAATAATTACAAAAATGCTGTAAACGGCACCATCTTTTACGACAGTAGTATTTCTGCGTTTATTGAATGGGTTTCATTGGCTGCAGTTGCTTTGGTTATTTCTCTTGGTGGGTATATGGTTACATCTGGAGCAATGGGATTAGGTACTCTTACGACATTTATTCTTTATTCACAAAGATTATTCGAACCCTTAAGGCAGTTGGCAGAGAGATTTACTCAAATACAGGGAGGATTAACAGCAGTTGAAAGAATAAGTGAATTGCTTGAGAAAAAAATTGAGATTTATGATCAAATTAATCATAAAGAACCAAATAAAAAATTAACAAAATCAATTAATAATGTTTCTGGGGAAGTTCTATTTGAAAATGTAAGTTTTTTTTACAGAGAAGATGAACCAATAATCAATGATTTAAGTTTTAAAATTAAACCAGGTGAACATATTGCTCTTGTTGGACCAACGGGTTCAGGTAAGACTACTTTAATTAGATTGTTATGTAGACTTTATGAGCCTCAAAAGGGAAATATATACATTGATGGTCAAAACATTAAAAATATACCTATAGATTCATTAAGAAAGCAACTTGGAGTTGTTCTGCAAGATACTTTCCTGTTTAGTGGAAATGTTGCAGATAATCTTCGTTTAGATTCTTCAATTGATAAGCATCGCTTAAAAGAAATATGTAGTGATTTAGGTCTTGATAATTTATTGAGAAAGCTACCAAATGGATTAGACACTTTTATTAGAGAGAGAGGAGGAAATCTTTCTTCAGGTGAGAGACAGCTTTTATCTATTGCAAGAGTTGCAATCAGAGATCCAAAAGTATTAATCATGGATGAGGCGACTGCCTTTATGGATCCATCAACTGAAGCAACTTTGCAAAGAGATCTTGATAGATTGCTAGAGAGAAGAACAGCGCTTGTAATTGCACATAGGTTAGCAACAATAGAAGCTTCTGATCGAATCCTCGTTATGAGAAAAGGCAGTCTAATTGAGCAAGGCACTCATGAAGAGTTGAGGTCTTTAGGTGGGCTTTATTCTCAACTTTCTGAGTTGCAAGAAAAAGGTCTCACAACCATTTAA